The Triticum aestivum cultivar Chinese Spring chromosome 7B, IWGSC CS RefSeq v2.1, whole genome shotgun sequence genome window below encodes:
- the LOC123162173 gene encoding lysosomal Pro-X carboxypeptidase-like, protein MAASSSLLAVVPVLLLLFFAAFAPAPLAAAATSSKLPSQPPPFPAGLAPLQQHRAASSSGRYTTAATAPAKPFTAHYFPQELDHFTFTPNSSRVFSQKYLLNDTFWRRKPTAGPLFVYTGNEGDIELFAVNTGFMFDIAPNFGALLVFIKHRYTSADMLGYLTSTRALADFAILITSLKQNLSAVDAPVVVFGGSYGGMLASWFRLKYPHVAIGALASSAPILQFDDITPWSSFNDVVSQDFKSESLNCFSVIKAVWDVLDERGSNETGLLELSKNFRTCKTVHSVSRLGLWLRAAFTTTAMVDYPTPANFMMNLPAYPVKEMCKIIDTFPPGADVIDKAFAAASLYYNYTGDQKCFEVEGGDDPHALHGWGWQACTEMFMPMTVSNESMFPPSSFMPEKRSEGCFMFYGVRPRMHWITTQYGGHKIDKVLKRFGSNIIFSNGMRDPWSGGGVLKKISSSIIALVTEKGAHHLDLRSATKDDPDWVVEQRRQEVEIIHGWIDQYNKDIARM, encoded by the exons ATGGCGGCCTCCTCCTCGCTCCTCGCCGTCGTCCCGGTGCTGCTCCTCCTCTTCTTTGCGGCGTTCGCGCCCGCACCACTGGCAGCAGCAGCGACCTCCTCCAAGCTtcccagccagcctcctcctttccCTGCTGGACTCGCTCCTCTGCAGCAGCACCGGGCGGCAAGCTCGAGCGGCAGGTACACCACCGCCGCCACGGCCCCCGCGAAGCCGTTCACGGCGCACTACTTCCCGCAGGAGCTGGACCACTTCACCTTCACGCCCAACTCCTCCCGCGTCTTCTCCCAGAAGTACCTCCTCAACGACACCTTCTGGCGGCGGAAACCCACCGCCGGGCCGCTGTTCGTGTACACCGGCAACGAGGGCGACATCGAATTGTTCGCCGTCAACACCGGCTTCATGTTCGACATCGCGCCCAACTTCGGCGCCCTCCTCGTCTTCATCAAG CATCGGTACACGTCGGCCGACATGCTGGGTTACCTGACGTCCACGCGGGCGCTCGCCGACTTCGCCATCCTCATCACCAGCCTCAAGCAGAACCTTTCTGCCGTCGATGCCCCCGTCGTTGTCTTCGGCGGCTCCTACGGTGGCA TGCTGGCTTCATGGTTCAGGCTCAAGTATCCCCATGTCGCCATAGGAGCACTGGCATCCTCTGCTCCGATCCTGCAGTTCGACGACATCACCCCATGGTCTAGCTTCAACGACGTTGTCTCGCAGGACTTCAAG TCTGAGAGCCTGAATTGCTTCAGTGTCATCAAGGCAGTTTGGGATGTGCTAGATGAGAGGGGATCAAACGAGACAGGGCTCTTGGAGCTCAGCAAAAACTTCAGGACCTGCAA GACAGTGCATTCCGTTTCTCGTCTGGGGTTGTGGCTAAGGGCAGCATTCACCACCACTGCCATGGTGGACTATCCAACCCCAGCCAATTTCATGATGAATCTGCCTGCTTATCCTGTGAAGGAG ATGTGCAAGATCATTGATACTTTTCCCCCCGGAGCAGACGTCATCGACAAAGCTTTCGCTGCGGCGAGCCTATACTACAATTACACAGGCGACCAGAAGTGCTTCGAGGTGGAGGGTGGTGATGACCCTCATGCCCTCCACGGCTGGGGCTGGCAG GCCTGCACTGAGATGTTCATGCCGATGACAGTGTCGAACGAGAGCATGTTCCCACCGTCCAGCTTCATGCctgagaagaggtccgagggctgCTTTATGTTCTACGGAGTTCGTCCAAGGATGCACTGGATCACTACTCAATATGGTGGCCAT AAAATTGACAAGGTTCTCAAGAGGTTTGGGAGCAACATCATCTTCTCCAACGGGATGCGAGACCCGTGGAGTGGAGGCGG GGTGCTCAAGAAAATATCATCCAGCATCATTGCTCTCGTCACAGAGAAAG GGGCCCATCATTTGGACCTCAGATCTGCAACCAAGGATGATCCAGACTGGGTTGTAGAACAAAGGAGACAGGAAGTTGAGAtcatacatggatggatagatcagtATAACAAGGACATTGCACGGATGTAG